The genomic segment CTCTTCTGGACCCTGCTCACCAAGCCCGACACAGGCGGAAAGCCCTCCGATGACCTCGCCAAGGCGATTGAATCCGACTTGGGCGGGATGGACGCCTTCAAACAGGCCTTCTCGAACGCCGCAGCGACTCGTTTCGGCTCCGGCTGGGCGTGGCTCTGCGTCGGCGAGGGCGGCAAGCTCCATGTGAGCTCGACCGCCAACCAGGACAACCCCATCATGCCTAAAGCCTTCGGTGGCCACGGCGAGAAGCACGCCCCGATCCTCGGCGTCGATGTCTGGGAGCACGCTTACTACCTCAACTACCAGAACCGCAGACCCGATTACGTCGCCGCCTTCTTCGACGTGATCAACTGGGCCCGCGTGTCGGAACTCTTCGCCAAAGCCAAGGGCTGATGACAGGCAGTTAAGAACACCGATCAGCCCGCTCCCTGTGAGCGGGCTTTTTGATGCGCTATCGGACGCAGTCTGACTCGACACGACCAAAAGCGCTCACACACCGGCTAAACCGATATGCTCAGGGCGGCGTGCTGTCGCACCGGGAGGGGAACAACCGGAGCCCAAGGCGCATGAGGCACTATGACGCGGTCGTGATCGGAACTGGGCCCGCAGGCCAGAAGGCCGCCATCCAGGCAGCCAAACTCGGCAAGCGGGTCGCCATTATCGAAAAGAGCACCGTCCTGGGCGGGGCTCAGGTCAACACCGGAACTGTGCCCTCCAAGGCACTCCGTGAGGCCGCCCTGCACCTCACCGGAGCGGGCAAGCGTGGGCTCTTCGGCGAGTCGTACCGTGTCAAAAAGACCATCACCATCCGAGACCTCGTCTCGGTCTCCCAGCAGGTCATCCGTGGCGAGTGGGAAGTCATCCGCGACCAGATCGACCGCAACGGCGTCGATCTCATCTGGGGCAAGGCTCACTTCGAGGGCCCCAACCTCATTCAGGTCATGGGCCCCGACCACTCCGACATGATCACCGCTGACGTCTTCATCGTCTGCGTCGGCACACGCCCTGCCAAGCCCGATCATGTCCCTTTCAACGACAGCAACATCCTCACCTCCGACACCTTCCTCGCCCTCGACAAGCTCCCTAAGAGCCTGATCGTCGTCGGCGGCGGGGTCATCGGCACCGAGTATGCCTGCATCATGGCCACGCTGGGTGTCAAGGTCAGTCTCATCGAAGGCCGGCACAAACTCCTGGGCTTTGTCGATAACGAGATCTCCGAGGCGTTGCAGTTCTACATGCGCCGCCAGGGCGTCAGCCTACGCATGGGCGAGAAGGTCGAGCGGATCTTTGAGATCCCCGATGAGGATCGGAACAACAACAACGGCTCAGGCGGGCCACAGGTCATTGCCCAACTCGAATCTGGCAAGACCCTCCGTGCCGAATGCATCCTCTACTCGGTTGGCCGCCAGGGTGTCTGCGCCGACCTGGGACTGGATAACGTCGGCGTGGAGTACGACGACCGCGAACGCCTGCACGTCAACGAGCGCTACCAGACCAACATCCCTCATGTCTATGCCGCTGGCGACGTGATCGGATTCCCCGCTCTGGCTTCGACCTCGATGGAACAGGGCCGACGCGCCATGTGCTTCGCGCTCGGTCAGGAAATCGAGGACTGGAACACGGAGCTGTTCCCCTACGGGATCTACGGCATCCCCGAGATCTCAATGGTCGGCAAGACCGAAGAACAACTCACCGACGCGGGCATCCCCTACGAGGCTGGTATCGCCAGCTACAAGGAAATCGCCCGCGGCCAACTCCTTGGCGACGAGTTCGGCATGCTCAAGGTCCTCATCCATCAGGAGACCCACAAGGTCCTTGGCGTCCACGCCATCGGCACCGGCGCGACCGAACTGATCCACATCGGTCAGGCCGTCATGGCCCTCGATGGCACCGCCGAGTTCTTCATCAACAACGTCTTTAACTTCCCCACCCTCGCCGAAGCCTACAAGGTCGCTGCTTACAACGGGCTCAATAAGCTGGCTCACGTTTAGGCACAGACCTGTATTACAAGGATCACACCACCTGATCCACCGCCGCCTTCAGCGGCGCAGCGCCCGTGATCTCGAGCATCCGATCCAGCGACCGCAGTGACCAGAGCCGGGTGGCATCATCGACTCTGACCTGATTCACCACGCGACCCGCTGCCAGCTCATCAAGCACATACAGCAGGTGGGGAAGGTCGATCCGGTACATCGTCGTACACAGGCACTGGCAATCCGAAAGAATCCGGGCGGTGACACCGCGCTTCTGCGCCGCTTTGCTCAGGCGATTGACCAGATGCACCTCAGTCCCAATCGCCCATCGCGTCCCGGGCTCCGCAGACTCGATCGTCTCGATGATCTTCTCGGTCGAGCCCGTCATGTCCGCCTTGAGCACGACGGCGTGCTCGCACTCCGGGTGCACGATCACCTTCACATCAGGCCACTGCTCTCGGATCTGATCCACATGCTCAGGACGGAACAGCTTGTGGACCGAGCAATGACCCTTCCACAGCAGAAACGTCACCCGCTCCAGCGTCTTCTCGGCATTCCCCCCAAGACCCTCTGGATGGCGAGGGTCCCACACGCAGGTGTCCTTCTCAACGCTGTACCCAAGCTGCGCCGCCGTATTCCGCCCCAGGTGCTGGTCCGGCATGAACAAGATCTTCACCCTCTGGCCCTCGGCCAACGGCGTATCGCCACCCCGAAGCGCCCACTCAATGATCGCTCGGGCGTTCGACGAGGTGCAGACCGCCCCGCCGCGCTCGCCGCAGAACGCCTTGATCGCCGCCGTCGAGTTCATGTAGGTGATCGGCACCACCCGAACATCCTCGGACAACACCTCGTGGACCTGATCCCAGGCATCGATCACATCCTCCAAGTCGGCCATGTCCGCCATCGAACAACCGGCCGACAGGTCAGGCAGGATCACCGACACGTCCTCAGGCGTCAGGATGTCCGCCGACTCGGCCATGAAATGAACACCCGCAAAGATCACGACCTTTGCCCCCACCTCGGTCACACGCTCCGCCGCCAGCTGCGACAACTTGAACGAATCCCCGGTGAAATCCGCGAAGCGGATGACCTCGTCCTGCTGGTAATGGTGCCCCAGAATCACGACAGACGACCCCAGTTCGGCCTTGCGAGCCAGAATCGCTGCGACCAGTTCCTCGTCCGAGGCCTGGGTGTATTTCGGTGCCAGCGGGGGCTGCCAGAGCTGCATGGACCTGACTCCTGATAAGTAGATCGTCCGTAACACTATCGTAGACGTCATCCCCACCCGGGTCGAGACCAGTTCCCGGATGACGCGCCAGCCTGTCAAGTTAGGATGGTTGCATGGATCGACGATGTGGCGGCATGGAGTTTAGGCGGGGTGCAGTCCTGACCGTTCCCGACCCGCCACGGGTCGGGGCGACGCACGCCGTGCCATCCCCCGATAGCCACGACCTCGATACCTGGATCGAAGCCTTCAGGCAGACATCTGGATGGCAGCAACCGGGCATCACGCCGCTGGCCGACCAACTGATAGTCGCCAAAGACCAGCCTCCCGCTCTCGTCGTGCTGGTCGGGATCGATCGCTATCCCCCGTTCGCGATCCGCACCGCCATCCAGCGAACCTGGCCGCGCGAAGCCATCGCCGGGCTCCAACTCATCCGCTCGATTGTCGGCACCCCTCCCGCCATAGCGACGCTCCCGCGCAGCGTGCCGGGGCTTGCCGTCATCCGCAGAAACGCACGAGAGCACAACATCAAACGCCTCGCGCTGGATCCCATCTACCCGGTCGCCGACCCCACACTCGTCGCCTGGCACGCCGCTACAGCAGGACGACGCAAACTACGCCCCGGGCAGAACCCCGCAGAAGTCGGCCTCGTCCTGATCGATCCCTGGCTGTGCGTTCGTCTCGGGCGTTGGTTGCACAACAAGACGCTCGATACCGCCCGTCCGGTCTGGATCGCTCGTCACCCCGATGACTGCCGCGGGTCCATCCACTGGCTCACACCTGGACAGATCCCGCAACAACTCCTGACGCCCGAAGGCCGCGCGATCCTGGGCGACCCGCTCTCGGGAGTTCCCATGAACCCACAAGCTGGAATCCCCGCCGACGCCGAGACCGCCTTCATCGCCCCAGCCTCAAAACCCGCCCCGGCACCCGAACCCTGCATTACCTGCGGGTGGTGCGCCGAAGTCTGCCCGACTCACCTTCGGCCCATTGAGCTGGTGCGCAGGATCGATGCTGGCAAAACCGACAGCCCAAGCCTCGATTGGTGCCTCGACTGCGGACTCTGCACCCGCGTCTGCCCCTCAGGCATCGACCTCGCCACGCCGCTCCGCTCCCGCCACAACGCCAACGGGGGCACCGACGATGGATGAAACAGCCCCAGGCATCTCCGCGTCAAAATCGCCCTGGCTACGCCCGATCGTCAGGACCCCCGCCTACGACACCCTCGCAATCTGTGGCGTCCTCCCCCTCACCCTCATCGCCTGGCTCGGCCTCGGGCATCACGCGCTGCTTCTCACCATCGTCTCAATCGGCAGCACCATGATCGCGGGCCACTTCTCGGCAGTGTTGCTCCACCGATGGCGCTGGACCTGCGTCGCTCCGAGCCCGCGCTACCTGCTCTTCCTGGGCATCGTGGCGTGCCTCCTGCTAAGACCCACTGACACACTCTTGCGCTCGCTTGTCACTGGCATCCTCACAGGCGTCGCCTCGCTCTGGGTCGGTCGGTACACGTCGATTCGCATCCATCCCGCCGTACTCGCGATTGCCATGACCTGGCCTTTGGCTGGCGCATGGACGACCCCCGAGCCAACCACCGCCAACACCGCCTCGGTTCTACGAGTACCCGACTGGCCTGATCCCATCGCAACCGGCGAACCGATTCTCGAACCTCGCCACAGCACCCCGCTGGTGCGCTTCGTCCTCACCGAGGTCGAACTGATCGCAGTGCAACCTCAGCGCCTGCCGCGAATGATTCTCGACGGCACGCTCCCGCCTCTTGGACCCGTGCTCTGGAACCCTCAGCCGCCTAGCCTAGGCATGGTCTCAATCCCCGCCATCCTCCTCGCTTCGGCCTGGCTGCTGCGATGTCGCGTCCTGCACTGGAGAGTCCCCGTCTACGGCCTCCTCGCCGCCTCAGCCGTCGTCGCGTTATCGCCCGGCCCCAGCGGAACATGGACCGTGCTCGAAGCCTTCGTCCCCCTCGGCACAGGTGCCCTCGCTACATGGATTGCCTACGTTCTGCTGGCCACGCCCCTGCCGCTGATGACCGCCATCGTCGCTGGCTACGCCATGCCCATCAGCATCCCCGGCCGAGCGATCTTTGCCGCGGTCATAGGCGTCACCGGCACCATCGCCATGGTCATCACCCAGCAACCCGAAGGGCTCCTCCTAGGCGTCATCATCGCAGGACTCTTGAGCCGTCCCCTCGACCACGTCCGCAGCAGCCCGTTCGTCCCCGGTAGCTTCGTCGATTAACAGGCATCAACCCTCGGTCTTGCTCTGACGCACCGCGTGATCGAACCCGCTGAGCGTCAGGCTCATCCGCCCGTACACAAACACCCCATACACCGCCGCACTGATGACCGAGCCTAACCCCAGCGCTACCCGACCCGTCATCGGATAATCAATAAACCGCGCACCCACCGTCCAGGGATCGATCAGCAGCACCAGATGCGTCATCGGATTGATCGCGTTGATCAGCACCCCGAACTGTGGGATGTTCCCCGCCGCGTTCAAACCGAGTACCGCCGTCAAACCGAGCAACCCCAGCACCACGACCAGCGTCGGCACCAGCGCACTCATAATGTTCCGCGACGTGATCGACCGGCCCAAACCAACCACAATCGCCGCCGCGAGCATCGGCAGATAACTCATCGCCAGCCACAGCGGGGCCTCGGGCAACACCAACGGAACCTCTCGCGTCACCGCACCACTAGCCCCGATCGCTCCGGTCACGCTGTACACCGCCGAAGTCCACCCCAGACTCTGACCAGTTAGGCTATACCCCGCAGGCAAAGCCAGCGTTACCATCGCCCCGATCACCAATGGGAGCAAACCGCTGAGCAACCCCCGCATTTTTCCCCACAGATAAGCCTTCGAGCCAATCGGCGTCGTCAACAATAAGTCCAGCGTCCCGTCTTCACGCTCACGCGCAATCGTCGCCGAAGCATAAAAAACTCCAATCAACAGACCCAGGCTCATCTGCAGCATCACCAGCAGCAAGACCACCTGCTGCACCACCTGATGCGAAGCTGGTCCTGTCCCAGCGCCCCCACCAAACAACCCCGTCAGCCCATCTCCCGCGTGCATCACCAGCAAAACCACCGTGATCAACACCGAGGCCACCGGCAACAAGAGCCTCGCCAGCTTCGCCATCCATCCGCCACTCAAACGCTGAGACTCCCGCCACGCCACCGGGTTCTTCCACACCTTCACCGCAGCACGGCTGCGACTCACCGTCGTCCGCTGAATCTTCAGCAGCAACCCACTCCGAAGTGTCACCGCAGAACCCAGCAACAAAAGCGTCCCAACTCCCCCCGTCAGCAACATAAACACCGCCAACGGATTGGCCAGATACCACGCCAACACACCCGGATAGCCCACCAGCTCACCAACCTCGGGTGTCCGGTACGACGATGGACTCACTGACGCGGTCAGGACCAGCATTGGGTGCAAGCCCGTCAGCCACGTCGTCTGCCCAGGGTCCAATGTCCGCAGCCACAGGTCCACCCCGTAACCCAAAATCAGATACCCCCCCACACCCACAACAAAAAACAGCACCGCCCCCCGGCCTCCGATCCGCCAGCTCGATAACGCCACCGCCACCGCACCCAGGAAATACACCAGCAACCCCGCCACCACATAAGCCACCAGAATCGACTCGCCCCGCACCCCGCCCAGCAGCCGCACCACCGCCATCAACGGAATACTGCTCGCCAGCAGAGCCAACAGAAAAAACAGCCTCCCCGTCAGCGACCCCAGCACGATCTGCAGATTGCTCAGCGGCGTGGTCAGCAACACCTCCATCGTCCGCCCCGATCGCTCCCCCGATAAGGCCGCCCCTAGAAACACAGGTGTCAGCAGACACAGCAAAATCAACTGCCCGTAAGCCACCGTCGCAAACAGCCTCGACCCCGCCGCCGCCAACTGCCCGGCGTCCCCCGTCGTCGAAAAAGCACCCCCCGACAGCAGGGCGTACATCAGCAGCAGGATCATCAAGCCCAGAAACACACACCGCAGCCATAGAT from the Phycisphaeraceae bacterium genome contains:
- a CDS encoding 4Fe-4S dicluster domain-containing protein, encoding MDRRCGGMEFRRGAVLTVPDPPRVGATHAVPSPDSHDLDTWIEAFRQTSGWQQPGITPLADQLIVAKDQPPALVVLVGIDRYPPFAIRTAIQRTWPREAIAGLQLIRSIVGTPPAIATLPRSVPGLAVIRRNAREHNIKRLALDPIYPVADPTLVAWHAATAGRRKLRPGQNPAEVGLVLIDPWLCVRLGRWLHNKTLDTARPVWIARHPDDCRGSIHWLTPGQIPQQLLTPEGRAILGDPLSGVPMNPQAGIPADAETAFIAPASKPAPAPEPCITCGWCAEVCPTHLRPIELVRRIDAGKTDSPSLDWCLDCGLCTRVCPSGIDLATPLRSRHNANGGTDDG
- the sthA gene encoding Si-specific NAD(P)(+) transhydrogenase, translated to MRHYDAVVIGTGPAGQKAAIQAAKLGKRVAIIEKSTVLGGAQVNTGTVPSKALREAALHLTGAGKRGLFGESYRVKKTITIRDLVSVSQQVIRGEWEVIRDQIDRNGVDLIWGKAHFEGPNLIQVMGPDHSDMITADVFIVCVGTRPAKPDHVPFNDSNILTSDTFLALDKLPKSLIVVGGGVIGTEYACIMATLGVKVSLIEGRHKLLGFVDNEISEALQFYMRRQGVSLRMGEKVERIFEIPDEDRNNNNGSGGPQVIAQLESGKTLRAECILYSVGRQGVCADLGLDNVGVEYDDRERLHVNERYQTNIPHVYAAGDVIGFPALASTSMEQGRRAMCFALGQEIEDWNTELFPYGIYGIPEISMVGKTEEQLTDAGIPYEAGIASYKEIARGQLLGDEFGMLKVLIHQETHKVLGVHAIGTGATELIHIGQAVMALDGTAEFFINNVFNFPTLAEAYKVAAYNGLNKLAHV
- the nadA gene encoding quinolinate synthase NadA, with product MQLWQPPLAPKYTQASDEELVAAILARKAELGSSVVILGHHYQQDEVIRFADFTGDSFKLSQLAAERVTEVGAKVVIFAGVHFMAESADILTPEDVSVILPDLSAGCSMADMADLEDVIDAWDQVHEVLSEDVRVVPITYMNSTAAIKAFCGERGGAVCTSSNARAIIEWALRGGDTPLAEGQRVKILFMPDQHLGRNTAAQLGYSVEKDTCVWDPRHPEGLGGNAEKTLERVTFLLWKGHCSVHKLFRPEHVDQIREQWPDVKVIVHPECEHAVVLKADMTGSTEKIIETIESAEPGTRWAIGTEVHLVNRLSKAAQKRGVTARILSDCQCLCTTMYRIDLPHLLYVLDELAAGRVVNQVRVDDATRLWSLRSLDRMLEITGAAPLKAAVDQVV
- a CDS encoding RnfABCDGE type electron transport complex subunit D, with protein sequence MDETAPGISASKSPWLRPIVRTPAYDTLAICGVLPLTLIAWLGLGHHALLLTIVSIGSTMIAGHFSAVLLHRWRWTCVAPSPRYLLFLGIVACLLLRPTDTLLRSLVTGILTGVASLWVGRYTSIRIHPAVLAIAMTWPLAGAWTTPEPTTANTASVLRVPDWPDPIATGEPILEPRHSTPLVRFVLTEVELIAVQPQRLPRMILDGTLPPLGPVLWNPQPPSLGMVSIPAILLASAWLLRCRVLHWRVPVYGLLAASAVVALSPGPSGTWTVLEAFVPLGTGALATWIAYVLLATPLPLMTAIVAGYAMPISIPGRAIFAAVIGVTGTIAMVITQQPEGLLLGVIIAGLLSRPLDHVRSSPFVPGSFVD
- a CDS encoding superoxide dismutase produces the protein MAFTLPDLPYAHNHLEPAIDATTMQIHHGKHHAAYVAKLNDAVAGTEWEGKSIEQILTSLDRLPADKQGPVRNNGGGHYNHSLFWTLLTKPDTGGKPSDDLAKAIESDLGGMDAFKQAFSNAAATRFGSGWAWLCVGEGGKLHVSSTANQDNPIMPKAFGGHGEKHAPILGVDVWEHAYYLNYQNRRPDYVAAFFDVINWARVSELFAKAKG